In a single window of the Struthio camelus isolate bStrCam1 chromosome 37, bStrCam1.hap1, whole genome shotgun sequence genome:
- the LOC138063891 gene encoding uncharacterized protein isoform X3: MKPKPGVGDSRVSRIAVVLKAAAAGIRRSSRSCSRSRYRCRCRCRQRRRPGRAMGPGLLPLLLLLPLPWAGACYCHHRWPLRPPQNVRLPELGARVSRVELCPHHVLRFLLPKRQRWICGLQDSPWVVELLQIWESREAQRPPDPPPSSPTAPAAPPGSPTAGRSPTAGPPGNPTAGQSPTDTPNLTTGPPAKPRNEGLSWEAQWLALPPALEGWHSRQAMGQDPQVPPPLPLPTMGPDRPPAVGLAVGLALLGAGLGLASVLVCRGRRRGAGPPPACPTRVGPQYDPCEVL; this comes from the exons ATGAAACCGAAACCGGGTGTGGGAGATTCTCGAGTGTCTCGTATCGCGGTTGTGctcaaggcggcggcggcggggatccGCCGTTCCTCCCGATCCTGCTCCCGATCCCGGtaccggtgccggtgccggtgccggcagcggcggcggcccggccgcgccatggggccggggctgctgccgctgctcctcctgctgccgctgccctGGGCAG GTGCGTGCTACTGCCACCACCGCTGGCCCCTGCGGCCCCCCCAAAACGTCCGCCTGCCTGAGCTGGGGGCCCGGGTGAGCCGGGTCGAGCTCTGCCCCCACCACGTGCTCAG GTTCCTGCTGCCCAAGCGGCAGCGGTGGATCTGCGGCCTCCAGGACTCGCCGTGGGTCGTGGAGCTGCTCCAGATCTGGGAGAGCAGAG aggcccagagacccccGGATCCACCCCCCAGCAGCCCCACAGCGCCAGCAGCACCCCcgggcagccccacggcaggccgCAGTCCCACGGCAGGACCCCCGGGCAACCCCACGGCGGGCCaaagccccacagacacccccaaCTTGACAACCGGCCCCCCGGCCAAGCCCCGAAACGAGGGGCTGAGCTGGGAGGCCCAGTGGCTGGCGTTGCCCCCCGCACTGGAAGGCTGGCACAGCCGCCAAGCCATGGGGCAGGACCCCCAagtgccgccgccgctgccactgCCCACCATGGGGCCGGACCGGCCgccggccgtggggctggccgtggggctggccctgctggGCGCCGGGCTGGGTCTCGCCAGCGTGTTGGTGTGCCGAGGgcgccgccgtggggcaggaccccccccggcctgccccacacGTGTGGGGCCCCAGTACGACCCCTGCGAGGTGCTCTGA
- the LOC138063891 gene encoding uncharacterized protein isoform X1 encodes MKPKPGVGDSRVSRIAVVLKAAAAGIRRSSRSCSRSRYRCRCRCRQRRRPGRAMGPGLLPLLLLLPLPWAALGNVGGSAGACYCHHRWPLRPPQNVRLPELGARVSRVELCPHHVLRFLLPKRQRWICGLQDSPWVVELLQIWESREAQRPPDPPPSSPTAPAAPPGSPTAGRSPTAGPPGNPTAGQSPTDTPNLTTGPPAKPRNEGLSWEAQWLALPPALEGWHSRQAMGQDPQVPPPLPLPTMGPDRPPAVGLAVGLALLGAGLGLASVLVCRGRRRGAGPPPACPTRVGPQYDPCEVL; translated from the exons ATGAAACCGAAACCGGGTGTGGGAGATTCTCGAGTGTCTCGTATCGCGGTTGTGctcaaggcggcggcggcggggatccGCCGTTCCTCCCGATCCTGCTCCCGATCCCGGtaccggtgccggtgccggtgccggcagcggcggcggcccggccgcgccatggggccggggctgctgccgctgctcctcctgctgccgctgccctGGGCAG CGCTGGGCAACGTGGGGGGCTCAGCAGGTGCGTGCTACTGCCACCACCGCTGGCCCCTGCGGCCCCCCCAAAACGTCCGCCTGCCTGAGCTGGGGGCCCGGGTGAGCCGGGTCGAGCTCTGCCCCCACCACGTGCTCAG GTTCCTGCTGCCCAAGCGGCAGCGGTGGATCTGCGGCCTCCAGGACTCGCCGTGGGTCGTGGAGCTGCTCCAGATCTGGGAGAGCAGAG aggcccagagacccccGGATCCACCCCCCAGCAGCCCCACAGCGCCAGCAGCACCCCcgggcagccccacggcaggccgCAGTCCCACGGCAGGACCCCCGGGCAACCCCACGGCGGGCCaaagccccacagacacccccaaCTTGACAACCGGCCCCCCGGCCAAGCCCCGAAACGAGGGGCTGAGCTGGGAGGCCCAGTGGCTGGCGTTGCCCCCCGCACTGGAAGGCTGGCACAGCCGCCAAGCCATGGGGCAGGACCCCCAagtgccgccgccgctgccactgCCCACCATGGGGCCGGACCGGCCgccggccgtggggctggccgtggggctggccctgctggGCGCCGGGCTGGGTCTCGCCAGCGTGTTGGTGTGCCGAGGgcgccgccgtggggcaggaccccccccggcctgccccacacGTGTGGGGCCCCAGTACGACCCCTGCGAGGTGCTCTGA
- the MED11 gene encoding mediator of RNA polymerase II transcription subunit 11 has translation MRGKGGPAGSGSGAVRRPARAMAGYGVANERLRVLEDLEREIGASLQSAGTVILELSKEKAAERLLERQAAQFSAAVQKVESELSAQIRYLTQVATGQPHEGSSYSARKACQMALNRVDYARLKLGELARACEQMLEP, from the exons ATGCGCGGGAAGGGGGGGCCAGCCGGAAGCGGAAGCGGCGCCGtacggcggccggcgcgggccaTGGCGGGCTACGGGGTGGCGAACGAGCGGCTGCGGGTGCTGGAGGACCTGGAGCGCGAGATCGGGGCCTCCCTGCAGAGTGCCG gcaCCGTCATCTTGGAGCTGTCGAAGGAGAAGGCGGCCGAGCGGCTGCTGGAGCGCCAGGCCGCCCAGTTCAGCGCCGCCGTCCAGAAGGTCGAGTCTGAGCTCTCGGCCCAGATCCGCTACCTCACCCAG GTAGCCACGGGGCAGCCCCACGAGGGCTCCAGCTACTCGGCCCGCAAAGCCTGCCAGATGGCCCTCAACCGCGTCGACTACGCCCGCCTCAAGCTGGGCGAGCTGGCCCGCGCCTGCGAGCAGATGCTGGAGCCCTGA
- the LOC138063891 gene encoding uncharacterized protein isoform X2: protein MKPKPGVGDSRVSRIAVVLKAAAAGIRRSSRSCSRSRYRCRCRCRQRRRPGRAMGPGLLPLLLLLPLPWAAGACYCHHRWPLRPPQNVRLPELGARVSRVELCPHHVLRFLLPKRQRWICGLQDSPWVVELLQIWESREAQRPPDPPPSSPTAPAAPPGSPTAGRSPTAGPPGNPTAGQSPTDTPNLTTGPPAKPRNEGLSWEAQWLALPPALEGWHSRQAMGQDPQVPPPLPLPTMGPDRPPAVGLAVGLALLGAGLGLASVLVCRGRRRGAGPPPACPTRVGPQYDPCEVL from the exons ATGAAACCGAAACCGGGTGTGGGAGATTCTCGAGTGTCTCGTATCGCGGTTGTGctcaaggcggcggcggcggggatccGCCGTTCCTCCCGATCCTGCTCCCGATCCCGGtaccggtgccggtgccggtgccggcagcggcggcggcccggccgcgccatggggccggggctgctgccgctgctcctcctgctgccgctgccctGGGCAG CAGGTGCGTGCTACTGCCACCACCGCTGGCCCCTGCGGCCCCCCCAAAACGTCCGCCTGCCTGAGCTGGGGGCCCGGGTGAGCCGGGTCGAGCTCTGCCCCCACCACGTGCTCAG GTTCCTGCTGCCCAAGCGGCAGCGGTGGATCTGCGGCCTCCAGGACTCGCCGTGGGTCGTGGAGCTGCTCCAGATCTGGGAGAGCAGAG aggcccagagacccccGGATCCACCCCCCAGCAGCCCCACAGCGCCAGCAGCACCCCcgggcagccccacggcaggccgCAGTCCCACGGCAGGACCCCCGGGCAACCCCACGGCGGGCCaaagccccacagacacccccaaCTTGACAACCGGCCCCCCGGCCAAGCCCCGAAACGAGGGGCTGAGCTGGGAGGCCCAGTGGCTGGCGTTGCCCCCCGCACTGGAAGGCTGGCACAGCCGCCAAGCCATGGGGCAGGACCCCCAagtgccgccgccgctgccactgCCCACCATGGGGCCGGACCGGCCgccggccgtggggctggccgtggggctggccctgctggGCGCCGGGCTGGGTCTCGCCAGCGTGTTGGTGTGCCGAGGgcgccgccgtggggcaggaccccccccggcctgccccacacGTGTGGGGCCCCAGTACGACCCCTGCGAGGTGCTCTGA